In one Bacillus rossius redtenbacheri isolate Brsri chromosome 11, Brsri_v3, whole genome shotgun sequence genomic region, the following are encoded:
- the LOC134536552 gene encoding uncharacterized protein LOC134536552 codes for MIAFEFSSFTSRLYNSSSLVFSASPCVELLPSVIRLENACLPSGVLHRSSSIPVPVCCTAFQPSLLCVRAVHTESFLCSSDFIMKRTASGVPVAAGQPSASGTCQLVSSQVCAPSPGNGCAYCGKGFTNTQNARRHERICAANPGCNTASQCHICGMTISRKDSLARHMRTCEGTVEHSTGSRCIHCGQQFKYSHDARRHEKSQCLFNPERIAFTCTTCQGEFTRKDNLLTHIKTCKGLAPKRRCVDVTSGLQQPGPSTRPQYMASVPDQAQRDLEAQAPDQAQVDLEAGGTGFVEAETAFRRNLKTLVAVNGATKDICTYLGEMKNNLINRIYQEVRENGPVKFNVWLECDYAKPAPFDEGVDKRVFKTKNVPIYEESDIEEAVTECIAKICREEDEYVSKGSGWTLSAVKKIQLRFNKLVPLRVSSYIDLPAVIKNREACINPMNLEDNECFKWAILARYVEGVSPQRVDKRYHDLEGKFDFSGLEFPTPLHQIKVFERNNKEVSVNVYNIDENDKIAPVRVGKEEKRHHFDLLLLSNEDSNSHFCYIKNFSRLVRPQITAHTEKIHVCKRCFTYYHDLTRDSGLTGQQCLDAHKKFCSTHAPVRVEMPKVDKNGKPPVMEFKNYHHMTKMPIVVYADFEALLVPISSCQPDPQKSGTYAYQKHEAYSYCIYVKVDNSVIPATLTASLPQEQMLYRGPDAEAKFVEDIVDIGNHVKEIYQTSLPMTPLTAQEYARFAAAQQCCYCNTVFTMENYKVNDHDHFSGKYLGAACNSCNLLRRRPKKLVVYFHNLSYDEKFIIKKLGYDNKEIFIIPHTQEKMITFSKSLGNKFSIQFIDTFRFMARSLASLASYLPADKFKETSKYFTPEEMSLVTRKGIFPYDYVSSWEKLDEPQLPAKEDFYNMLNDSHISDADYEHAQAVWNKFGCVTLGEYSDVYLKMDVLLLADVFENFRQLCLDTYGLDCSHYVSSPGFTFDAMLKQTQVRLELITDYDMYMFIEAGIRGGVAQVVKRHCKANNVCLPRTYDPSQSSKHILYLDANNLYGWAMSLPLPVRSFRWVGADIDVMTIPDEGRMGYILEVDVEYPSALHEEHKDLPFLPISQCPPGSRQTKLMTTLEHKENYIIHYRNLKQALQHGLQIKKIHRVLQFEQRAWMKSYIEKNTIMRQHATNDFEKEFFKLANNSCFSKLMENKFKRQRMELVCSEARLRKVIAKPAFQDRTILDEDLSLIKLQHEKIYLDRPIYAGFSVLDLSKTLMYNFHYDVMKTRYKDNISLAYMDTDSFIYEIKTRNFYQDLADDSALMSVFDTSAYPIGHPCYSPTNKKVVGKFKDECNGVTMEEFVGLRAKLYTYRYGETITKRAKGIQKCVVKNKITFEDFLEVLEEHATKRPQVRSIRSHQMTLYTECSNKISLSWHDDKRIICDDGIHTLPYGYNG; via the exons ATGATCGCGTTCGAGTTCTCCAGCTTTACTTCCCGtctctacaactccagcagcttg gtattcagtgcatctccttgcgtcgagctactccccagtgtgatccgcttggagaacgcctgtctgccctctggagtcctGCACCGTTCCTCTTCGATTCCG GTTCCTGTGTGCTGTACGGCGTTCCAGCCCTCCTTgttgtgcgtgcgtgcagtacacacagagtcgttcctgtgttcttctg acttcatcatgaagaggaccgcgtctggtgttcccgtggcagccggccagccctcagcatcgggaacCTGCCAGCTTGTGTCATCTCAGGTATGTGCACCGTCACCAGGTAATGGGTGTGCGTACTGTGGCAAAGGTTTTACCAATACCCAAAATGCTAGACGGCATGAGCGCATCTGCGCAGCTAATCCTGGCTGTAATACAGCAAGCCAATGTCATATCTGCGGTATGACAATAAGCCGCAAGGACAGTTTAGCCCGTCATATGAGAACGTGTGAGGGCACCGTCGAGCACAGCACAGGCTCGAGGTGCATTCACTGCGGGCAGCAATTCAAATATAGCCATGATGCCAGACGCCACGAGAAGAGCCAGTGCCTGTTTAATCCCGAGCGCATTGCATTTACATGCACTACATGCCAGGGCGAGTTTACCCGCAAAGACAATCTATTGACGCACATCAAGACGTGCAAGGGCCTGGCTCCCAAGAGACGGTGCGTAGACGTGACCTccggcctgcaacagcccggccccagcactcgtccgcaatacatggcgagtgtgcccgaccaggcacagcgagacttggaggcgcaagcgcctgaccaggctcaggttgaCTTGGAGGCAGGCGGTACCGGGTTCGTTGAGGCGGAGACTGCGTTCCGCCGCAACCTAAAGACCTTAGTGGCAGTCAATGGTGCGACCAAAGACATTTGCACGTACCTGggcgaaatgaaaaataacttgatCAATCGCATTTACCAGGAAGTACGTGAAAATGGCCCAGTTAAGTTCAATGTATGGCTTGAATGCGATTATGCCAAGCccgctcccttcgatgaaggtgtCGACAAGAGGGTGTTCAAGACGAAGAATGTACCCATCTACGAAGAGAGCGACATTGAAGAGGCAGTAACAGAATGCATTGCGAAAATATGTAGGGAGGAGGACGAATATGTCAGTAAAGGCTCGGGGTGGACTCTGTCTGCAGTAAAGAAAATTCAGCTCCGTTTCAACAAGCTAGTTCCTCTTcgagtctcctcctacattgatCTGCCTGCTGTCATCAAGAACCGTGAAGCATGCataaatcccatgaacctggaagacaacgaatgcttcaagtgggccatactggcgcggtacgtggagggggtGAGTCCTCAACGTGTGGACAAGCGCTACCACGACCTGgagggaaaatttgatttttcaggattggagttccctacccccctccaccaaatcaaagtgtttgagcgaaacaacaaagaagtgtctgtcaacgtctacaacattgacgagaacgacaagatcgcgccagtgcgtgtggggaaggaggaaaaacgacatcatttcgacctcctgCTTCTGTCGAACGAAGATAGTAACTCTCATTTCTGCTATATTAAGAACTTCTCAAGACTCGTCAGGCCTCAGATCACTGCCCACACAGAAAAAATCCATGTCTGCAAGAGATGCTTCACGTACTATCACGATTTGACACGAGATTCAGGGCtgacagggcagcagtgtctcgacgcgcacaagaaattctgcagcacccatgctcccgtgcgcgtcgagatgcctaaAGTTGACAAGAACGGCAAGCCACCTGTCATGGAATTCAAAAATTACCACCACATGACAAAGATGCCCATCGTCGTTTATGCGGATTTTGAAGCCCTGCTAGTACCCATCTCatcatgccagccggacccccagaAATCAGGCACCTATGCATATCAAAAACATGAAGCATACAGTTATTGCATATATGTAAAGGTCGACAATAGCGTGATCCCAGCCACGCTCACCGCCTCGCTGCCACAAGAGCAGATGCTATACAGGGGGCCCGATGCTGAAGCAAAATTCGTGGAGGACATAGTCGATATTGGGAATCATGTGAAGGAAATATACCAGACCAGCCTGCCCATGACGCCGCTGACGGCTCAAGAGTATGCCAGATTCGCCGCAGCCCAACAGTGCTGCTACTGTAATACAGTATTTACCATGGAAAATTATAAAGTCAAcgaccacgaccacttcagtggaaagtaccttggtgccgcctgcaacagctgcaatcttctgcgcaggcggcccaagaagcttgttgtgtacttccacaacctcagctacgacgagaagtttatcatcaagaaactgggctacgacaacaaggaaatattcataatcccccacacgcaggaaaaaatgataacattttcGAAAAGCCTGGGCAACAAATTCTCCATACAGTTTATCGACACATTCAGGTTCATGGCACGAAGTTTGGCGTCCCTCgcgtcgtacctgccagccgacaaatTCAAAGAGACTTCGAAATATTTCACACCAGAAGAAATGTCCCTCGTCACGAGAAAGGGTATATTCCCCTATgattatgtttccagctgggagaaactggacgaGCCACAACTGCCTGCAAAGGAAGATTTTTACAATATGTTAAATGACAGCCATATTAGTGATGCAGATTACGAGCACGCGCAGGCAGTGTGGAACAAGTTCGGCTGTGTGACCCTGGGCGAGTACAGCGACGTATATTTAAAGATGGACGTGCTGCTTCTTGCAGACGTTTTCGAGAACTTTCGTCAGCTCTGTCTCGACACGTACGGGCTtgactgcagccactacgtcagctccccagggttcacgttcgacgccatgttgaaacaGACACAGGTACGACTAGAGCTTATAACCgactatgacatgtatatgttcatcgaggctgggatcaggggtggggtggcacaagtggtcaagcgccactgcaaggccaacaacgtctgccttccccgcacctacgatcccagccagtcGTCGAAGCACATACTCTATCTGGACGCCAACAACCTCTACGGATGGGCCATGTCGCTGCCGCTGCCAGTCAGAAGCTTCAggtgggtgggcgctgatatcgacgtgatgacgatacctgacgaggggcggatggggtacatcctagaagttgatgtagagtatccgtctgccctccacgaggaacataaggacctgccgttcctgcccatcagccagtgcccgcccggctcgagacaaactaaattaatgacaactctcgagcataaggaaaattacatcattcattatagaaacctgaagcaagctctccagcacggactgcaaataaagaaaattcatagagtacttcaatttgagcagcgtgcgtggatgaagtcctatattgaaaaaaatacgatTATGAGACAACATGCTACAAATGATTTCGAGAAGGAATTCTTCAAGCTGGCAAATAACTCCTGCTTTAGCAAGCtcatggaaaataaattcaagcGGCAGCGTATGGAGCTCGTATGCAGCGAGGCGAGGCTCCGAAAGGTTATtgccaagccagcgttccaggaccgaaccatttTGGACGAAGACCTATCGCTAATAAAACTCCAACATGAGAAAATATATCTTGACCGCCCTATATATGCGGGGTTCTCGGTCTTGGACTTGTCCAAAACGCTCATGTATAATTTCCACTATGATGTGATGAAGACAAGATATAAGGACAACATttcgctggcgtacatggatacggacagtttcatctacgaaatcaagacgcgcaatttctaccaggacctggccgacgactctgcgctcatgagcgtgtttgacacgagcgcgtatcccattggtcacccctgctactcacccaccaataaaaaagtggtgggcaaattcaaggacgagtgcaatggggtgacgatggaggagtttgtcggcctccGAGCAAAGCTATATACATACAGATATGGGGAAACGATTACAAAGAGAGCAAAAGGAATACAAAAGTgtgtggtaaaaaataaaattacatttgaagatTTCCTCGAGGTCCTGGAGGAACACGCAACAAAGCGCCCGCAAGTCCGGTCCATACGGTCGCACCAAATG